A single Blastococcus colisei DNA region contains:
- the lipB gene encoding lipoyl(octanoyl) transferase LipB: protein MSELRIIRAGTVPYEEAWAQQRELHAQRVAGEAPDTLLLLEHPPVYTAGRRTEPHERPFDGTPVVDVDRGGKITWHGPGQLVGYPIVALPDPVDVVAYVRRLEGALIDVCAGFGLETDRVEGRSGVWLPADQPGVGFRPERKVAAIGIRVARGVTMHGFALNCDPDLGAFGAIVPCGIPDAGVTSLTAELGRDVTVDEAIEPVEKAMRAVLA from the coding sequence GTGAGCGAGCTGCGGATCATCCGGGCGGGCACCGTTCCCTACGAGGAGGCCTGGGCCCAGCAGCGGGAACTGCACGCCCAGCGGGTGGCCGGCGAGGCGCCGGACACGCTGCTGCTCCTCGAGCACCCGCCGGTCTACACCGCCGGCCGGCGCACCGAGCCCCACGAGCGACCGTTCGACGGCACCCCGGTGGTCGACGTCGACCGCGGCGGCAAGATCACCTGGCACGGGCCGGGGCAGCTCGTCGGGTACCCGATCGTGGCGCTGCCGGACCCGGTCGACGTCGTCGCCTACGTGCGCCGGCTCGAGGGCGCGCTCATCGACGTCTGCGCCGGCTTCGGCCTCGAGACGGACCGGGTGGAGGGCCGCAGCGGCGTCTGGCTGCCCGCCGACCAGCCGGGCGTGGGCTTCCGTCCCGAGCGGAAGGTGGCCGCGATCGGCATCCGCGTCGCCCGGGGCGTCACGATGCACGGCTTCGCGCTGAACTGCGACCCTGATCTCGGCGCCTTCGGCGCCATCGTGCCGTGCGGCATCCCCGACGCCGGCGTCACGTCGCTGACGGCCGAGCTCGGCCGCGACGTCACCGTCGACGAGGCCATCGAGCCGGTCGAGAAGGCGATGCGCGCCGTCCTGGCCTGA
- the leuS gene encoding leucine--tRNA ligase produces MSQTADQPNVEQAPGDVPPHRYTPALAQQIELAWQDRWQGEGTFHTPNPSGRLSEGFERVADRPKYFLMDMFPYPSGAGLHVGHPLGYLGTDVTSRFRRMDGDNVLHPMGYDAFGLPAEQYAVQTGQHPRVTTEANIKAIKAQLRRLGVDHDDRRSFATIDPGYYKWTQWIFLQLFGAWFDETAGRARPIDDLVAELDAGTRAPASGTNPSGLPWAELDEVSRRKVVDAHRLAYLHEAPVNWCPGLGTVLSNEEVTADGRSERGNFPVFRRPLKQWMMRITAYADRLIDDLDRLDWSDSLKLMQRNWIGRSTGAKVRFRCGTESVEVFTTRPDTLFGATYMVLAPEHPLVATLTASSWPDGTDRRWTGGAATPAEAVAAYQRQASRRSELDRQDAGREKTGVWLGVSAVNPVNGRELPVFIADYVLTGYGTGAIMAVPGEDQRDWDFAKAFGLDVVPTVERPEGFDEDSGAYTGPGPMINSANDEISLDGLDRVTAIATITGWLVEHGHGEATTTYKLRDWLFSRQRYWGEPFPIVYDEDDLPVAVPQSMLPVLLPEVDDYSPKTFADDDADSAPEPPLSRASDWTTVELDLGDGPRKYRRETNTMPNWAGSCWYYLRYLDPADDERMVDRELEEYWLGPRGPGDVGGVDLYVGGVEHAVLHLLYARFWHKVLHDLGHVSSEEPFRRLVNQGYISAFAYTDERGFYVPAADVVEKDGRFLYEGKPVTREYGKIGKSLKNMVTPDEMIGAYGADTFRVYEMSTGPLDQSRPWETKAVVGSQRLLQRIWRVVVDEQTGVVRASDGEPGEETLRALHRTIAGVRDGFATLRFNIAIARITELTNHLTQAYGASSPVPRSVVEPLVLLVAPLAPHMADELWTRLGHDGSSAWTPFPRADERWLVEDTVQVAVQVNGKVRSQVSVPADADAAALEAAARADDKIAGYLDGATVRRVVAVPGRLVNFVLG; encoded by the coding sequence ATGAGCCAGACCGCCGATCAGCCCAACGTCGAGCAGGCGCCGGGTGACGTCCCGCCGCACCGCTACACCCCGGCGCTGGCCCAGCAGATCGAGCTCGCCTGGCAGGACCGCTGGCAGGGCGAGGGCACGTTCCACACGCCCAACCCGTCCGGCCGGCTGAGCGAGGGCTTCGAGCGGGTAGCCGACCGGCCGAAGTACTTCCTGATGGACATGTTCCCCTATCCCTCGGGCGCAGGGCTCCACGTCGGGCACCCCCTGGGCTACCTGGGCACCGACGTCACCAGCCGGTTCCGCCGGATGGACGGCGACAACGTGCTGCACCCCATGGGCTACGACGCCTTCGGCCTGCCGGCCGAGCAGTACGCCGTCCAGACCGGCCAGCACCCCCGGGTCACCACCGAGGCCAACATCAAGGCCATCAAGGCGCAGCTGCGCCGCCTCGGCGTCGACCACGACGACCGCCGCAGCTTCGCCACGATCGACCCGGGCTACTACAAGTGGACCCAGTGGATCTTCCTGCAGCTGTTCGGCGCCTGGTTCGACGAGACCGCCGGCAGGGCGCGCCCGATCGATGACCTGGTCGCCGAGCTGGACGCGGGGACGCGCGCCCCCGCCTCGGGGACGAACCCGTCGGGGCTGCCCTGGGCGGAGCTGGACGAGGTGTCGCGCCGCAAGGTCGTCGACGCCCACCGGCTGGCCTACCTGCACGAGGCGCCGGTCAACTGGTGCCCCGGCCTGGGCACCGTGCTCTCCAACGAGGAGGTCACCGCCGACGGCCGGTCCGAGCGCGGCAACTTCCCGGTGTTCCGGCGCCCGCTCAAGCAGTGGATGATGCGGATCACCGCCTACGCCGACCGGCTGATCGACGACCTGGACCGGCTGGACTGGTCGGACTCGCTGAAGCTGATGCAGCGCAACTGGATCGGCCGGTCGACCGGCGCCAAGGTCCGCTTCCGCTGCGGAACCGAGTCGGTCGAGGTCTTCACCACCCGCCCCGACACGCTCTTCGGCGCGACCTACATGGTGCTCGCGCCCGAGCATCCGCTGGTCGCCACGCTGACTGCCTCTTCGTGGCCGGACGGCACCGACCGGCGCTGGACCGGGGGTGCGGCGACCCCGGCCGAGGCGGTGGCGGCCTACCAGCGGCAGGCCTCGCGCCGCTCCGAACTGGACCGCCAGGACGCGGGCCGGGAGAAGACCGGCGTCTGGCTGGGCGTCTCCGCCGTCAACCCGGTCAACGGCCGGGAGCTGCCCGTGTTCATCGCCGACTACGTGCTGACCGGCTACGGCACCGGCGCGATCATGGCCGTTCCCGGCGAGGACCAGCGGGACTGGGACTTCGCGAAGGCGTTCGGGCTGGACGTCGTGCCGACCGTCGAGCGCCCCGAGGGCTTCGACGAGGACAGCGGCGCGTACACCGGCCCCGGACCGATGATCAACTCCGCGAACGACGAGATCTCGCTCGACGGGCTGGACCGGGTCACCGCGATCGCCACGATCACCGGCTGGCTGGTGGAGCACGGCCACGGCGAGGCGACCACCACCTACAAGCTGCGCGACTGGCTGTTCAGCCGCCAACGCTACTGGGGCGAGCCGTTCCCGATCGTCTACGACGAGGACGACCTGCCGGTCGCCGTGCCGCAGTCCATGCTGCCGGTGCTGCTGCCCGAGGTCGACGACTACTCGCCGAAGACCTTCGCCGACGACGACGCCGACTCCGCACCCGAGCCGCCGCTGTCGCGCGCCTCGGACTGGACGACGGTCGAGCTGGACCTGGGCGACGGCCCGAGGAAGTACCGCCGCGAGACCAACACGATGCCCAACTGGGCCGGCTCCTGCTGGTACTACCTGCGCTACCTCGATCCCGCCGACGACGAGCGCATGGTCGACCGCGAGCTGGAGGAGTACTGGCTGGGACCGCGCGGACCCGGCGACGTCGGCGGCGTCGACCTCTACGTCGGCGGTGTCGAGCACGCCGTCCTGCACCTGCTGTACGCGCGGTTCTGGCACAAGGTGCTGCACGACCTCGGCCACGTCTCCAGCGAGGAGCCGTTCCGCCGGCTGGTCAACCAGGGATACATCTCGGCCTTCGCCTACACCGACGAGCGCGGTTTCTACGTGCCCGCGGCCGACGTGGTGGAGAAGGACGGCCGGTTCCTCTACGAGGGCAAGCCGGTCACCCGCGAGTACGGGAAGATCGGCAAGAGCCTGAAGAACATGGTCACGCCCGACGAGATGATCGGCGCCTACGGGGCGGACACGTTCCGCGTGTACGAGATGTCGACCGGCCCGCTGGACCAGTCGCGCCCGTGGGAGACCAAGGCCGTCGTCGGCTCGCAGCGGCTGCTCCAGCGCATCTGGCGGGTGGTCGTCGACGAGCAGACCGGCGTCGTCCGGGCCTCCGACGGCGAACCGGGGGAGGAGACGCTGCGGGCGCTGCACCGGACCATCGCCGGCGTGCGCGACGGGTTCGCGACGCTCCGGTTCAACATCGCGATCGCGCGCATCACGGAGCTGACCAATCACCTGACCCAGGCCTACGGGGCATCGTCCCCGGTGCCGCGATCGGTCGTGGAGCCGCTGGTGCTGCTCGTCGCGCCGCTGGCACCGCACATGGCCGACGAGCTGTGGACGCGGCTGGGCCACGACGGGTCGTCGGCCTGGACGCCGTTCCCTCGTGCCGACGAGCGGTGGCTGGTGGAGGACACCGTGCAGGTCGCCGTCCAGGTCAACGGCAAGGTGCGGTCGCAGGTGAGCGTGCCGGCCGACGCCGACGCCGCCGCTCTGGAGGCGGCGGCGCGGGCCGACGACAAGATCGCCGGCTACCTCGACGGTGCGACCGTGCGCCGCGTCGTCGCCGTCCCCGGCCGGCTGGTCAACTTCGTCCTCGGCTGA
- a CDS encoding LLM class F420-dependent oxidoreductase, producing MLLRIFTEPQMGATYDDLLAVARRTEETGFDAFFRSDHYLTMGGNGLPGPTDAWVTLAGLARETSRIRLGTLMTAGTFRLPGPLAISVAQVDQMSGGRVEFGLGSGWFEAEHTAYGIPFPSLGERFDRYEEQLAVVTGLWNTPTGETFDFEGQHYRLSDSPALPKPVQEGGIPVLVGGKGRKRTPRLAARYASEFNVPFMPADDNARLFAGVREACEQAGRDAASMVYSSALVLCVGKDEAEIARRAAAVGREVDELRQQGVAGTPAEAVDVLGRYAEAGAERVYLQVLDLSDLDHLDLVASEVLPQLG from the coding sequence GTGCTGCTGCGGATCTTCACCGAGCCTCAGATGGGCGCCACGTACGACGACCTGTTGGCCGTCGCCCGGCGCACCGAGGAGACGGGCTTCGACGCCTTCTTCCGGTCCGACCACTACCTGACCATGGGCGGGAACGGGTTGCCCGGGCCCACCGACGCCTGGGTCACCCTCGCCGGGCTCGCCCGGGAGACCAGCCGCATCCGTCTGGGCACCCTGATGACGGCGGGCACCTTCCGGCTGCCGGGGCCGCTGGCGATCTCCGTCGCGCAGGTCGACCAGATGAGCGGCGGGCGCGTGGAGTTCGGTCTCGGGTCGGGCTGGTTCGAGGCCGAGCACACCGCGTACGGGATCCCGTTCCCGTCACTGGGCGAGCGGTTCGACCGGTACGAGGAGCAGCTCGCCGTCGTCACCGGACTCTGGAACACCCCGACGGGGGAGACCTTCGACTTCGAGGGGCAGCACTACCGGCTGTCGGACTCGCCCGCGCTGCCGAAGCCCGTCCAGGAGGGCGGCATCCCCGTCCTCGTCGGTGGCAAGGGCAGGAAGCGGACGCCGCGGCTGGCGGCCCGGTACGCCAGCGAGTTCAACGTGCCGTTCATGCCCGCCGACGACAACGCCCGGCTCTTCGCCGGCGTGCGGGAGGCGTGCGAGCAGGCCGGCCGCGACGCGGCGTCCATGGTGTACAGCTCGGCGCTGGTGCTCTGCGTCGGCAAGGACGAGGCCGAGATCGCCCGCCGTGCCGCCGCCGTCGGGCGCGAGGTGGACGAGCTGCGCCAGCAGGGCGTGGCAGGGACCCCGGCGGAGGCGGTCGACGTCCTCGGGAGGTACGCCGAGGCCGGGGCGGAGCGCGTCTACCTGCAGGTGCTCGACCTGTCCGACCTCGACCACCTCGACCTGGTGGCCAGCGAGGTCCTGCCGCAGCTCGGCTGA
- the lipA gene encoding lipoyl synthase, producing MSEPAVPTSSAGSTIEPAGRKLLRLEVRNSQVPIERKPEWIKTRLKTGPEYTELKSLVRREGLHTVCEEAGCPNIYECWEDREATFLIGGDQCTRRCDFCQIDTGKPADFDADEPRRVAESVATMGLRYATVTGVARDDLPDGGAWLYAETVRQIHAQLPGCGVELLIPDFNADPDQLAEVFSSRPEVLAHNVETVPRIFKRIRPGFRFDRSLAVITSAREAGLVTKSNLILGMGEEPHEVAQTMQALHDAGCDLLTITQYLRPSPRHHPVVRWVKPDEFVGFQAEAERIGFPGVLAGPLVRSSYRAGRLYQQAVEARGLTPRS from the coding sequence ATGAGTGAGCCGGCTGTTCCGACGTCCTCCGCGGGATCGACGATCGAACCGGCCGGCCGCAAACTCCTCCGCCTCGAGGTCCGCAACAGCCAGGTGCCGATCGAGCGCAAGCCCGAATGGATCAAGACCCGGCTCAAGACCGGACCGGAGTACACCGAGCTGAAGTCGCTGGTCCGCCGCGAGGGCCTGCACACCGTCTGCGAAGAGGCCGGCTGCCCCAACATCTACGAGTGCTGGGAAGACCGCGAGGCCACCTTCCTCATCGGGGGCGACCAGTGCACCCGACGCTGCGACTTCTGCCAGATCGACACCGGCAAGCCCGCTGACTTCGATGCCGACGAGCCGCGCCGCGTCGCCGAGAGCGTGGCCACGATGGGCCTGCGGTACGCCACGGTCACCGGCGTCGCCCGCGACGACCTGCCCGACGGCGGGGCCTGGCTCTACGCCGAGACCGTGCGGCAGATCCACGCCCAGCTCCCCGGCTGCGGCGTGGAGCTGCTGATCCCGGACTTCAACGCCGACCCCGACCAGCTCGCCGAGGTGTTCTCCTCCCGTCCCGAGGTGCTCGCGCACAACGTCGAGACCGTGCCGCGCATCTTCAAGCGCATCCGGCCCGGCTTCCGCTTCGACCGCTCGCTGGCGGTGATCACCTCGGCCCGCGAGGCGGGCCTGGTCACCAAGTCCAACCTGATCCTCGGCATGGGCGAGGAGCCGCACGAGGTCGCGCAGACCATGCAGGCCCTGCACGACGCCGGGTGCGACCTGCTGACCATCACCCAGTACCTGCGCCCCTCGCCGCGGCACCACCCGGTGGTCCGCTGGGTGAAGCCCGACGAGTTCGTCGGCTTCCAGGCCGAGGCCGAGCGCATCGGCTTCCCGGGCGTGCTCGCCGGTCCCCTCGTGCGCAGCTCGTACCGGGCCGGGCGGCTCTACCAGCAGGCCGTCGAGGCCCGCGGCCTCACCCCGCGGAGCTGA